In the genome of Flavobacterium panacagri, one region contains:
- the hemB gene encoding porphobilinogen synthase — translation MFPLQRGRRLRVNESIRSLVRETSLSPSDFMFPMFIAEGENVKVEIPSMPGIFRRSIDLTVEEVKELYDLGIRAVNIYVKVSENLKDNTGKEAWNSNGLMQQAIRAIKAACPEMIVMPDVALDPYSIYGHDGIITNGDVENDSTVDALVKMAVSHAEAGADFVAPSDMMDGRVLRLREGLDAAGFQNVGIMSYSAKYASAFYGPFRDALDSAPKEADVVVPKDKKTYQMDYANRIEAIKEALSDVEEGADMVMVKPGIAYLDIVREIKNTVHVPVTVYQVSGEYAMIKAASERGWLDHDKIMMEQLMCIKRSGANLISTYFAKEAAILLNK, via the coding sequence ATGTTCCCATTACAAAGAGGCAGAAGATTAAGAGTAAATGAATCGATTCGTTCTTTAGTACGCGAAACCAGTTTAAGTCCATCGGATTTTATGTTTCCAATGTTTATTGCTGAAGGAGAAAATGTAAAAGTAGAAATTCCATCAATGCCGGGAATTTTCAGAAGATCTATAGATTTAACAGTTGAAGAAGTAAAAGAACTTTATGATTTAGGAATTCGTGCTGTAAATATTTATGTAAAAGTCAGTGAAAACCTAAAAGACAATACTGGTAAAGAGGCTTGGAATTCTAACGGATTAATGCAGCAAGCTATTCGCGCCATAAAAGCCGCTTGTCCAGAAATGATTGTTATGCCAGATGTGGCTTTAGATCCTTATTCTATTTACGGTCATGACGGAATTATAACAAATGGCGATGTAGAAAACGACAGCACGGTTGATGCTTTAGTAAAAATGGCCGTTTCTCACGCAGAAGCTGGTGCTGATTTTGTTGCGCCAAGCGATATGATGGACGGACGCGTTTTGCGCCTGCGCGAAGGTTTAGATGCTGCCGGATTTCAGAATGTTGGAATTATGAGCTATTCTGCTAAATATGCCTCTGCTTTTTATGGCCCATTTAGAGATGCTTTAGATTCTGCTCCAAAAGAAGCTGATGTTGTGGTTCCAAAAGATAAAAAAACATACCAAATGGATTATGCCAACCGCATCGAAGCAATCAAAGAAGCTTTGTCAGATGTAGAAGAAGGTGCAGATATGGTTATGGTAAAACCAGGAATCGCTTATTTGGATATTGTTCGAGAAATAAAAAATACAGTACACGTTCCTGTAACCGTATATCAGGTTTCTGGAGAATATGCTATGATTAAAGCGGCATCTGAAAGAGGATGGCTTGATCACGATAAAATTATGATGGAACAATTAATGTGCATCAAACGTTCTGGTGCCAATCTTATTTCAACATATTTTGCAAAAGAAGCGGCAATTTTATTAAACAAATAA
- a CDS encoding c-type cytochrome, with product MKKILFLSAVLAFASCKKEGSESKEQTTETYSERESAKASTPEALGKEIFEGRGNCTACHQPDQKVIGPSIQEIAKIYKDKKGDMTTFLKGNADPIVDPSQFSVMQTNFAITKEMSDEELKAIETYIYSHLK from the coding sequence ATGAAAAAGATTTTATTCTTATCTGCTGTTTTGGCTTTTGCTTCTTGTAAAAAAGAAGGTTCTGAAAGTAAAGAACAAACAACAGAAACGTATTCTGAAAGAGAGTCAGCGAAAGCGTCAACACCAGAAGCTTTAGGAAAAGAAATTTTTGAAGGAAGAGGAAATTGTACCGCATGTCATCAACCGGATCAAAAAGTAATTGGGCCAAGCATTCAAGAAATCGCTAAGATTTATAAAGACAAAAAAGGCGATATGACCACATTCTTAAAAGGAAACGCTGATCCAATTGTAGATCCAAGTCAGTTTTCGGTAATGCAGACCAATTTTGCCATTACAAAAGAAATGTCTGATGAAGAGTTAAAAGCAATTGAAACGTACATCTACAGTCATTTAAAATAA
- a CDS encoding M13 family metallopeptidase translates to MIKKLSKPMFCVVSAMLSITAVQAQNAKPKEPGINVSNMDPKVSASQDFFRYVNGAWLDKTEIPSDRNSWGSFNELRQKTDNDALAILKAASKDPKYKSNTDQGKAIALFNTILDTVGRNKRGITPLQPYLKKIDAIKNVADLQNYITEMQLAGGSGFFGVYVGADAKNSNKNSVTLGPGNLGLSDKDYYNSDDKDSKEKREKYEVHVARMLQYIGESPAKAKESAKQILALEVEMSAPRLDRVERRDRRKQYNPTAVADLKKNTPSIQWEKYFTGIGMAKLDTVNVAQPRYMIALEKTFTEKKVEAWKEYLKWSLLNRSASTLTTEIENANFDFYGKTLTGALKQRPREEVALQVINGATGEALGKLYVEKLFPAEAKAKAKDMIANVMQAYENRINALPWMSKETKVKAIEKLNKLTVKIGYPDKWKDYSKLELKNVNEGGTYFDNMKNLAKWAYAENLAKLGKPVDKTEWGMSPQTVNAYFNPSYNEIVFPAAILQPPFYNYQADEAVNYGGIGAVIGHEISHGFDDSGARYNADGNLVDWWTPEDLKQFTALGGELAAQYSALEPLPGIFVDGKFTLGENIGDLGGTNAAYDGLQLYLKKHGNPGLIDGFTPEQRFFISWATVWRTKSRDEAIKSQVKTDPHSPGMYRAVVPIKNLDSFYDAFGIKKGDPMYLEPEKRVKIW, encoded by the coding sequence ATGATAAAAAAGCTTTCTAAACCTATGTTTTGTGTAGTTTCTGCAATGTTGTCCATAACAGCAGTACAGGCACAAAACGCAAAGCCAAAGGAACCAGGAATTAATGTTTCCAATATGGATCCAAAAGTGAGTGCAAGCCAAGATTTTTTCCGTTATGTAAATGGTGCTTGGTTAGATAAAACGGAAATTCCAAGTGACCGTAATTCTTGGGGAAGTTTTAATGAACTTCGTCAAAAGACTGATAACGATGCTCTGGCTATTTTAAAAGCAGCTTCAAAAGATCCAAAGTACAAATCCAATACGGATCAAGGTAAAGCAATTGCTTTGTTCAATACTATTTTGGATACTGTTGGAAGGAATAAAAGAGGAATTACACCGTTGCAGCCTTATTTGAAAAAAATTGATGCTATTAAAAATGTTGCAGATCTTCAAAATTATATTACGGAAATGCAGCTTGCAGGCGGATCTGGTTTCTTTGGAGTCTATGTGGGAGCTGATGCAAAAAACAGTAATAAAAATTCGGTGACATTAGGACCTGGTAATTTAGGATTATCTGATAAAGATTACTATAACTCTGATGATAAAGATTCTAAAGAAAAACGTGAAAAATATGAAGTTCACGTTGCAAGAATGTTGCAATACATTGGAGAATCTCCAGCAAAAGCAAAGGAAAGTGCCAAACAAATTTTGGCTTTAGAAGTTGAAATGTCTGCTCCAAGACTGGATCGTGTGGAGAGAAGAGACAGAAGAAAACAATATAACCCAACCGCTGTTGCTGATTTGAAAAAGAATACGCCATCTATTCAATGGGAGAAATATTTCACAGGAATCGGAATGGCAAAATTAGACACCGTAAATGTGGCACAGCCTCGTTACATGATTGCTCTAGAAAAAACGTTTACAGAAAAGAAAGTAGAAGCTTGGAAAGAGTACTTGAAATGGTCGCTATTAAACAGATCTGCATCAACTTTAACTACAGAAATAGAAAATGCGAATTTTGATTTCTACGGAAAAACATTAACAGGAGCTTTAAAACAGCGTCCGCGTGAAGAAGTTGCGTTGCAAGTAATCAACGGAGCAACTGGAGAAGCTTTAGGTAAATTATACGTTGAAAAATTATTTCCTGCTGAAGCAAAAGCAAAAGCAAAAGACATGATTGCTAATGTAATGCAGGCTTACGAAAATAGAATCAATGCATTGCCTTGGATGTCAAAAGAGACTAAAGTAAAAGCTATTGAGAAATTAAACAAATTGACGGTTAAGATTGGATATCCAGATAAATGGAAAGATTATTCAAAACTAGAACTTAAAAATGTTAACGAAGGCGGTACTTATTTTGATAATATGAAAAACTTAGCAAAATGGGCTTATGCTGAAAACTTAGCAAAATTAGGTAAACCAGTTGATAAAACAGAGTGGGGAATGTCGCCACAGACTGTTAATGCTTATTTTAATCCTTCTTATAACGAAATTGTATTCCCAGCTGCGATCTTACAGCCTCCTTTCTACAATTATCAAGCGGATGAAGCAGTAAATTATGGTGGAATTGGTGCCGTAATCGGTCACGAAATCTCTCATGGATTTGATGATTCGGGAGCTCGTTACAATGCTGACGGAAACTTAGTAGACTGGTGGACTCCAGAAGACTTAAAACAGTTTACAGCTCTTGGCGGTGAATTGGCAGCACAGTACAGTGCATTAGAGCCACTTCCTGGAATTTTTGTTGATGGTAAATTTACTTTAGGTGAAAATATCGGAGATTTAGGTGGAACTAACGCTGCTTATGATGGATTGCAATTGTACTTGAAAAAACACGGTAATCCAGGTTTAATCGACGGATTTACACCAGAACAGCGTTTCTTTATTTCTTGGGCTACAGTTTGGAGAACAAAATCTCGTGACGAAGCGATTAAAAGCCAAGTTAAAACAGATCCGCATTCTCCGGGAATGTACAGAGCGGTTGTGCCAATTAAAAATCTAGATTCTTTTTATGATGCTTTTGGAATCAAAAAAGGAGATCCAATGTATTTGGAACCGGAAAAACGAGTTAAAATCTGGTAA